A single region of the Neisseriaceae bacterium genome encodes:
- a CDS encoding aldehyde dehydrogenase family protein produces MDKNIVSQTVSQLRATFNSGKTKPIEWRKEQLKQLRRLIEENSSTLEKALREDLGKSEIESRMTETAFVKGEISYTLKKLNRWMKSTKCLMPLMLQPATGQLVYEPLGVVLIITPWNYPIMLLLSPLVGALAAGNCVLLKPSEVSPTVSKVLAELIPQYLDHDAVKILEGDAEGTGLILEERFDYIFYTGNEYVARIVSVAAAKYLTPVTLELGGKSPVWIGKGVNLKHVVNRIVWSKFINAGQTCVAPDYIVTTPDIADQLGKYFIKSIKKFYGKNPENNMDYCRIINQKHVRRLKNMLDDIDPGQILTGGEVKIPEKYIAPTVIDHVSLDSELMKSEIFGPILPIVRVNNFEEALQLILSKEKPLALYAFTKNKEEKSRLLRDTSSGVIGFNIPVAHLSSPKLPFGGVGISGYGNYHGKYSFITFSHLKPILSKPLWPDTMRFIYAPYGYMAKLVTKLFIGR; encoded by the coding sequence CTGGATAAAAATATTGTGTCTCAAACAGTATCTCAATTAAGGGCAACTTTTAATTCCGGAAAAACAAAACCGATTGAGTGGCGTAAGGAGCAGCTTAAGCAACTAAGAAGATTAATTGAAGAAAATTCATCCACTTTAGAAAAAGCGCTTAGAGAAGATTTAGGAAAGTCAGAGATAGAATCTAGGATGACAGAAACTGCTTTTGTTAAAGGGGAAATTTCATATACATTAAAGAAACTAAACAGATGGATGAAATCCACTAAATGTTTAATGCCTTTGATGTTACAACCAGCAACAGGTCAGTTGGTTTATGAACCGTTAGGGGTTGTCTTAATTATTACACCATGGAATTATCCTATTATGTTGTTGTTATCCCCTTTAGTGGGTGCTTTAGCGGCAGGTAATTGTGTTTTGTTAAAACCCAGTGAGGTTAGTCCCACAGTTTCCAAGGTCTTAGCGGAATTAATTCCTCAATATTTAGATCATGATGCTGTTAAAATTTTAGAAGGGGATGCAGAAGGCACTGGACTCATTTTAGAAGAAAGATTTGATTATATTTTTTATACGGGCAATGAGTATGTTGCAAGAATTGTTTCTGTTGCTGCAGCCAAGTATTTAACACCAGTGACCCTTGAATTGGGGGGGAAATCACCTGTTTGGATAGGAAAAGGGGTGAATTTAAAACATGTAGTCAATCGGATTGTATGGAGCAAGTTTATTAATGCAGGGCAGACTTGTGTGGCACCTGATTATATTGTAACAACACCAGATATAGCAGATCAGTTGGGTAAATATTTCATTAAATCAATTAAAAAGTTTTATGGAAAAAATCCTGAAAATAATATGGACTATTGTCGCATTATCAATCAAAAACATGTCAGAAGGTTAAAGAATATGTTAGACGATATTGATCCTGGACAAATTTTAACAGGTGGTGAAGTTAAAATTCCAGAAAAATATATTGCACCTACTGTTATTGATCATGTGTCTCTTGATTCTGAGCTGATGAAATCAGAAATATTTGGACCTATTTTACCTATCGTTAGGGTAAATAATTTTGAAGAAGCACTACAACTTATTTTATCCAAAGAAAAACCTTTAGCATTATATGCATTTACCAAAAATAAAGAGGAGAAAAGTCGTTTATTACGAGACACTTCATCAGGAGTGATAGGATTTAATATCCCTGTTGCTCATTTAAGCTCACCTAAACTACCATTTGGGGGGGTTGGTATTAGTGGTTATGGAAACTATCATGGTAAATATTCATTTATAACTTTCAGTCATTTGAAACCAATACTCAGTAAACCATTATGGCCAGACACAATGCGTTTTATTTATGCCCCCTATGGATATATGGCAAAATTAGTGACTAAATTATTCATTGGAAGATAA
- a CDS encoding SDR family NAD(P)-dependent oxidoreductase, with product MSYDLKGKNVLITGAAMGMGRIYALRSAQEKASNIILWDINQEQLEKTAEEVRAKGAIVYTNVVDLGQLEEIERAAKETKALPNVSSLDVLINNAGVVSGNNYFWNMDNKKDIYFTMSINALAPMYVTNLFIDDMIADKSTEKRILNVASAAGLVSNPNMSVYVASKWSCLGWSDSFRLELKKSGNKHIKVTTFCPTYISTGMFYGVKGMLLTPVITPETAVDVAWKGMKKGTPIVYKPLTVRLSGVLKGILPTGLWDWVAENVIGIYSSMEDFKGHSNR from the coding sequence ATGAGTTATGATTTAAAAGGTAAAAATGTTTTGATTACAGGTGCAGCTATGGGAATGGGTAGGATATACGCATTGAGATCAGCACAAGAAAAAGCAAGCAATATTATTTTGTGGGATATTAATCAAGAACAGTTAGAAAAAACTGCGGAGGAAGTCAGAGCTAAAGGTGCAATTGTTTATACAAATGTAGTTGATTTAGGGCAGTTAGAAGAAATTGAACGAGCAGCAAAAGAAACTAAAGCTTTACCTAATGTTTCAAGTTTAGATGTTTTAATTAATAATGCTGGTGTTGTGTCAGGAAATAATTATTTTTGGAATATGGATAATAAAAAAGATATTTATTTCACAATGTCCATTAATGCATTAGCACCTATGTATGTTACTAATTTATTCATTGATGACATGATTGCAGATAAAAGTACAGAAAAGAGAATTTTGAATGTAGCTTCTGCTGCGGGATTGGTTTCTAATCCTAATATGTCGGTATATGTTGCTTCTAAGTGGTCTTGTTTGGGTTGGAGTGATTCTTTCAGATTGGAACTCAAAAAATCAGGTAATAAGCATATTAAAGTAACAACTTTCTGTCCTACCTATATTAGTACTGGTATGTTTTATGGTGTAAAGGGGATGTTGTTAACCCCAGTCATCACACCTGAAACTGCAGTAGATGTGGCATGGAAAGGTATGAAAAAAGGGACACCAATTGTGTACAAACCATTGACTGTTAGGTTATCTGGCGTACTAAAAGGTATTTTACCTACTGGGTTATGGGATTGGGTAGCTGAAAACGTTATTGGAATTTATAGTTCTATGGAAGATTTTAAAGGCCATTCTAATCGCTAG
- a CDS encoding DUF3683 domain-containing protein — MAQTDTQIREIPYNHTSYSDREIVIRLLGENSWNIIVDLRKKRKTGRSARMLFEVLGDMWAVMRNPYLIDDLIKHPKRRKALIKEINYRIDEISKRRDNNPDVAILIETVSIAVNRFDQSFKQIVQKRQQIFSRLSQHTKSENILFDGLSRVSHVTDATDWRVEYPFVVICPDHESQIAPIVRSLIDLDISIVPRGGGTGYTGGAVPLDAMSAVINTEKLDLFSKVELKPLPGLEGTHPIIHAGAGVVTRRIEEAAARAGYVFAVDPTSADASCIGGNVAMNAGGKKAVLWGTTLDNLAYWKMVDPNGQWKLIERINHNFGKIHDQEVAIFDIHTLANNGVTILSTKRLKIPGQKFRKIGLGKDVTDKFLSGLPGIQKEGTDGIITSAGFILHTNPKYIRTVCMEFFGTVTNSTPSIVEVRDYILSHPTVNLAGLEHLDWRYVRAIGYSTKAPGRGRPKMVLLADIVSDNEKDLDIAAQHIVKLASTRNGEGFIATTPETRKSFWLDRSRTAAIAKHTNAFKINEDVVIPLDKLGEYSDEIERINIELSFRNKLKLCAQLKEYLTNRLSVDRLDADSSSQDILDNRTETALQHVTKIEERWQWMLEKLDQTVSKLLTIYPDTPFEKEINNPDEETVFTSMRDFKLRISVKQDILEILDAIFSSKNDTTIREQVKTLHHKVVRSRVFVALHMHAGDGNVHTNIPVNSDDYEMLHTAHEVVDRIMKIARNLKGVISGEHGIGITKIDYLTDDEMQPFWEYKQQIDPNQYFNRGKLMRGSNLDMAYTPSFELLSEETLIFEQSSIGEISNMVKDCLRCGKCKPVCSTHVPRANLLYSPRNKVLALGLLTEAFLYEEQTRRGISLEHFSELSDVADHCTICHRCFKPCPVDIDFGDVSIAIKAFLHKTGKHKIAPSTKLGMHFLNVQDPTTIKLLKTQVNLGFKAQNLAYHLAQFSMGSAIKEQKLHPPPTIKKSSIKEQVIHFINRPLPRNVPAKTMRATLNIEDNKTVAIIRNPDLADDVEAVFYFPGCGSERLFSQIGLATQAMLWHVGVQTILPPGYLCCGYPQNAGGLIEKSNQMVTDNRVLFHRMANTFNYLDIKTVIVSCGTCYDQLENYHFEKIFPNCRIIDIHEYLLEKGIHLDKVTGQKYLYHDPCHSPMKTAEPIKIVNQLMGQDVVLSDRCCGESGLFAVNRPDVATQVKFRKQEEIEKNLAALSSEEKTKILTSCPACLQGLSRYEDDNNLPADYIVIELAKSILGENWAENYIKQALNNGIERVRL; from the coding sequence ATGGCTCAAACCGATACCCAAATTAGAGAAATTCCTTATAACCATACCTCTTATTCAGACAGAGAAATTGTTATCCGCCTATTAGGAGAGAATTCCTGGAATATTATTGTTGATTTAAGAAAAAAAAGAAAAACAGGACGTTCTGCTCGCATGCTTTTTGAAGTACTGGGTGACATGTGGGCTGTTATGCGTAATCCGTATTTAATTGATGACCTAATTAAACATCCCAAACGTAGAAAAGCACTTATAAAGGAAATAAATTATCGTATTGATGAAATTTCTAAACGACGTGATAATAACCCTGACGTTGCGATACTAATTGAAACAGTCTCGATTGCAGTTAATCGGTTTGATCAATCATTCAAACAGATTGTACAAAAAAGACAACAAATTTTCTCGCGACTAAGTCAACATACCAAAAGTGAAAATATATTATTTGATGGTTTATCTCGAGTTTCACATGTTACTGACGCAACTGACTGGCGTGTTGAGTATCCTTTTGTTGTCATATGTCCTGATCATGAGAGCCAAATTGCCCCAATTGTTAGATCATTGATTGATTTAGATATTAGTATTGTCCCTAGAGGTGGTGGAACTGGTTATACTGGGGGTGCAGTTCCCTTAGATGCCATGAGTGCTGTTATTAATACAGAAAAACTTGATTTATTTAGTAAGGTAGAATTAAAACCTCTACCAGGTTTAGAAGGAACCCATCCTATTATCCACGCAGGTGCTGGTGTCGTGACTAGACGTATTGAGGAAGCTGCTGCCCGTGCAGGATATGTTTTTGCAGTTGACCCAACATCTGCTGATGCGTCTTGTATTGGTGGTAATGTAGCTATGAATGCGGGGGGTAAAAAAGCTGTTCTGTGGGGAACTACTTTAGATAATTTAGCATACTGGAAAATGGTTGACCCTAACGGACAATGGAAGTTAATTGAAAGAATTAATCATAATTTTGGCAAAATACACGACCAAGAGGTAGCTATTTTTGATATACATACTCTTGCAAATAATGGCGTTACTATTCTTAGTACTAAACGTTTAAAAATACCTGGACAAAAATTTAGAAAAATAGGCTTAGGAAAAGATGTCACAGATAAATTTTTATCAGGTCTTCCAGGTATCCAAAAAGAGGGAACTGATGGTATTATCACCAGTGCCGGTTTTATTCTACATACCAATCCTAAATATATTCGTACAGTCTGTATGGAGTTTTTTGGTACAGTCACCAATTCAACCCCTTCCATTGTTGAAGTAAGAGATTATATCCTATCCCATCCTACTGTAAATTTAGCAGGTCTAGAGCATTTAGATTGGCGTTACGTTAGAGCCATTGGTTACTCAACAAAGGCTCCTGGCCGTGGCCGCCCTAAAATGGTGTTACTAGCTGATATCGTGTCTGATAATGAAAAAGACCTAGATATTGCAGCACAGCATATAGTGAAATTAGCCAGTACTAGAAATGGTGAAGGCTTTATTGCCACCACACCTGAGACAAGAAAATCATTCTGGTTAGACCGGTCACGAACAGCTGCCATCGCAAAACATACCAATGCATTTAAAATTAATGAAGATGTGGTTATTCCTTTGGATAAGTTAGGGGAGTATTCAGACGAAATAGAACGCATCAACATTGAATTATCTTTTAGAAACAAATTAAAACTATGTGCTCAATTAAAGGAATATTTAACCAACAGGTTATCCGTCGACCGATTAGATGCTGATTCATCCTCTCAAGATATTTTAGATAACCGCACGGAAACAGCACTGCAACATGTTACTAAAATAGAAGAACGATGGCAATGGATGCTAGAGAAACTAGATCAAACCGTATCTAAGTTGCTAACAATATATCCTGATACCCCCTTTGAAAAAGAGATTAATAATCCAGACGAAGAAACTGTATTTACTAGTATGCGAGATTTTAAACTTCGTATTTCAGTCAAACAAGATATTCTGGAAATATTAGATGCGATCTTTTCTTCAAAAAATGATACTACCATTCGGGAGCAAGTAAAAACATTACATCATAAAGTAGTTCGAAGCCGTGTATTTGTCGCTCTGCATATGCATGCTGGGGATGGCAATGTACACACCAATATCCCAGTTAATTCAGATGATTACGAAATGCTACACACTGCTCATGAAGTAGTGGACAGGATCATGAAAATTGCCCGAAATTTAAAAGGTGTTATTTCTGGAGAACATGGTATTGGTATTACCAAAATTGACTACTTAACTGATGATGAAATGCAACCCTTCTGGGAGTACAAACAACAGATTGATCCTAATCAATACTTCAATCGTGGTAAACTCATGCGTGGTTCTAATCTTGATATGGCTTATACTCCTTCCTTTGAACTATTGAGTGAAGAAACATTGATTTTTGAGCAATCTAGTATTGGAGAAATTTCCAATATGGTTAAAGATTGTTTACGTTGTGGGAAGTGTAAACCTGTTTGTTCAACTCACGTTCCTAGAGCCAATTTACTATATAGTCCAAGAAATAAAGTACTGGCCTTAGGTTTACTGACAGAAGCTTTCTTATATGAAGAGCAAACAAGAAGAGGTATTTCTTTAGAACATTTTTCAGAACTAAGCGATGTCGCAGATCATTGTACAATTTGTCACCGCTGTTTTAAACCTTGTCCTGTTGATATTGATTTTGGCGATGTTTCTATTGCAATAAAAGCCTTCTTGCATAAAACAGGTAAACATAAAATAGCTCCTAGTACTAAATTAGGCATGCATTTTTTAAATGTTCAAGATCCTACCACCATAAAATTATTAAAAACCCAAGTCAATTTGGGCTTTAAAGCTCAAAACTTAGCTTATCACTTAGCTCAATTCTCTATGGGATCTGCTATTAAGGAACAAAAATTACATCCCCCACCAACTATAAAAAAAAGCAGTATTAAAGAGCAAGTAATCCATTTCATTAACCGGCCACTTCCTCGTAATGTACCAGCAAAAACTATGCGAGCAACGTTGAATATTGAAGATAACAAAACTGTTGCTATTATTAGAAATCCGGATCTTGCTGATGATGTAGAAGCAGTATTTTACTTTCCTGGATGTGGTTCAGAAAGACTATTTAGTCAAATTGGTTTAGCAACACAAGCAATGCTATGGCATGTTGGGGTACAAACCATTTTACCACCAGGTTACTTGTGCTGTGGTTATCCACAAAATGCCGGTGGTCTAATAGAAAAATCCAATCAAATGGTTACAGATAATAGAGTGCTATTCCATCGTATGGCTAATACATTTAATTATTTAGATATTAAGACTGTTATTGTTAGCTGTGGTACCTGTTATGACCAACTTGAAAATTACCATTTTGAAAAGATTTTCCCAAATTGTCGCATAATTGATATTCATGAATATTTATTAGAAAAAGGTATTCACTTAGATAAAGTTACAGGCCAAAAATATTTATATCATGATCCTTGTCACTCTCCTATGAAAACAGCCGAACCTATCAAAATAGTTAATCAATTGATGGGACAAGATGTAGTGCTTTCTGACCGTTGTTGTGGAGAGTCAGGTTTATTTGCAGTTAACCGACCTGATGTTGCGACCCAAGTTAAGTTTAGAAAACAAGAGGAAATTGAAAAAAATCTAGCAGCACTATCTTCTGAAGAAAAAACAAAAATTCTTACCTCTTGTCCTGCTTGTTTACAAGGTCTAAGTCGTTATGAAGATGACAATAACCTACCTGCTGATTACATTGTTATTGAATTAGCTAAATCCATCTTAGGTGAGAATTGGGCTGAAAACTACATTAAACAAGCACTCAACAATGGTATAGAAAGAGTTCGTTTGTAG
- a CDS encoding RNA-binding protein, whose product MRLDKWLWSARFFKTRGLAQKDIELGRVKVNGDKAKNSRNIEVGDVIEMRYNCLPYRFTVVKLNLQRRPSIEARQMYREDEEVIQQRQALKLQISLNTSTYSSPYREGRPTKKHRRSIEKLKRTFN is encoded by the coding sequence ATGAGACTGGATAAATGGCTATGGTCTGCTCGTTTTTTCAAAACAAGGGGGTTGGCTCAAAAAGATATCGAATTAGGACGAGTGAAAGTTAACGGGGATAAGGCTAAAAATAGTAGAAATATTGAAGTGGGAGATGTTATTGAAATGCGATATAACTGTTTACCCTATAGATTTACAGTAGTTAAATTAAATTTACAGCGTAGACCTTCGATAGAAGCCAGACAGATGTATCGTGAGGATGAAGAAGTTATTCAACAACGTCAAGCTTTAAAGTTGCAGATTTCTTTGAATACCAGCACATATTCTTCCCCATATAGAGAAGGTCGACCAACCAAGAAACATAGAAGAAGTATAGAAAAATTAAAGAGAACTTTCAATTAA